One Cucumis sativus cultivar 9930 chromosome 1, Cucumber_9930_V3, whole genome shotgun sequence DNA segment encodes these proteins:
- the LOC116405172 gene encoding soyasapogenol B glucuronide galactosyltransferase-like isoform X1 has product MMFFYPLGTEKRQMLQMKGVHLTRQCLMLLQKATFRSIIDDEINIKILTLKNQAKGGEKVCRGVVYRNHHFLNLTQVGLSPAIQNLSTATSMKMTKVFQAFLMLQPQLVDLIHEMQPDCIVSDVFYPWTSDVAAELRIPRLAFNGSSFFSYCAEQCIKEHKPHLEVESNNEKFKLPGLPDVIEMVRSELPSWITRHKPDGFSQLLDVIRESEKRCYGMLMNRFHELEASYEEHLNKIIGIKTWSIGPVSLLANNEIEDKESRGGNPNIQTTNLLQWLNEKEPNSVLYINFGSLIQMSRNQITEIAHAIQESSQSFIWVIKKNDEDNDDDIVNKGLQKGFEERMSRTKKGLIIKGWAPQLMILEHKSVGGFLTHCGWNSILEGISSGLPMITWPLFAEQFYNEKLLIEVVKIGVGVGSKKWWHLGEEPEIIKREEIGKAIAFFDG; this is encoded by the exons ATGATGTTTTTCTATCCTTTGGGCACTGAGAAAAGGCAGATGCTGCAAATGAAGGGGGTACACCTTACAAGACAATGTTTGATGCTTTTGCAG AAAGCTACTTTCAGGAGTATTATAGATGatgaaataaacattaaaatccTAACATTGAAAAATCAAGCAAAAGGAGGAGAAAAAGTTTGCCGAGGTGTAGTTTATAGGAATCATCATTTCCTCAATTTGACGCAG GTCGGTCTCTCTCCTGCTATTCAAAATCTTAGTACTGCCACATCGATGAAGATGACCAAGGTTTTCCAAGCGTTTCTCATGCTCCAACCCCAACTCGTAGACCTTATCCACGAGATGCAGCCAGATTGTATCGTTTCTGACGTCTTTTACCCATGGACGAGTGATGTGGCAGCCGAGCTCAGAATCCCACGGCTTGCCTTCAACGGTTCAAGCTTCTTCAGTTATTGTGCGGAACAATGTATAAAGGAGCATAAGCCACATCTTGAAGTTGAATCCAACAATGAAAAGTTCAAACTTCCGGGGTTGCCTGATGTTATTGAAATGGTGAGATCTGAGTTGCCAAGTTGGATCACTAGACATAAACCAGATGGTTTCTCACAATTGCTTGATGTCATTAGAGAATCAGAGAAACGATGCTATGGAATGTTGATGAATCGCTTTCATGAATTGGAAGCCTCATATGAAGAACACTTGAATAAG ATTATAGGGATCAAAACATGGAGCATAGGGCCAGTATCATTGTTGGCAAACAATGAAATTGAAGATaaagaatcaagaggtggAAACCCCAACATTCAAACCACCAACTTACTCCAATGGCTCAATGAGAAAGAACCAAATTCAGTTCTCTACATCAACTTCGGAAGCTTGATTCAGATGAGTCGTAACCAAATAACCGAAATAGCACATGCGATTCAAGAATCCAGTCAAAGTTTCATTTGGGTCATAAAAAAGAACGACGAAGACAACGATGACGACATAGTAAACAAAGGGTTACAAAAAGGGTTTGAGGAGAGAATGAGTAGAACCAAAAAGGGTTTGATAATAAAGGGATGGGCTCCACAATTGATGATATTAGAGCACAAAAGTGTTGGAGGGTTTTTGACTCATTGTGGTTGGAACTCAATTCTTGAAGGAATAAGTTCAGGCTTACCAATGATCACATGGCCATTGTTTGCTGAACAGTTTTACAATGAGAAGTTGTTGATTGAAGTGGTGAAGATTGGAGTGGGAGTTGGGTCAAAGAAATGGTGGCATTTGGGAGAAGAACCAGAAATTATTAAGAGGGAAGAGATTGGTAAGGCCATAGCTTTTTTTGATGGGTGA
- the LOC116405172 gene encoding soyasapogenol B glucuronide galactosyltransferase-like isoform X2 gives MMFFYPLGTEKRQMLQMKGVHLTRQCLMLLQVGLSPAIQNLSTATSMKMTKVFQAFLMLQPQLVDLIHEMQPDCIVSDVFYPWTSDVAAELRIPRLAFNGSSFFSYCAEQCIKEHKPHLEVESNNEKFKLPGLPDVIEMVRSELPSWITRHKPDGFSQLLDVIRESEKRCYGMLMNRFHELEASYEEHLNKIIGIKTWSIGPVSLLANNEIEDKESRGGNPNIQTTNLLQWLNEKEPNSVLYINFGSLIQMSRNQITEIAHAIQESSQSFIWVIKKNDEDNDDDIVNKGLQKGFEERMSRTKKGLIIKGWAPQLMILEHKSVGGFLTHCGWNSILEGISSGLPMITWPLFAEQFYNEKLLIEVVKIGVGVGSKKWWHLGEEPEIIKREEIGKAIAFFDG, from the exons ATGATGTTTTTCTATCCTTTGGGCACTGAGAAAAGGCAGATGCTGCAAATGAAGGGGGTACACCTTACAAGACAATGTTTGATGCTTTTGCAG GTCGGTCTCTCTCCTGCTATTCAAAATCTTAGTACTGCCACATCGATGAAGATGACCAAGGTTTTCCAAGCGTTTCTCATGCTCCAACCCCAACTCGTAGACCTTATCCACGAGATGCAGCCAGATTGTATCGTTTCTGACGTCTTTTACCCATGGACGAGTGATGTGGCAGCCGAGCTCAGAATCCCACGGCTTGCCTTCAACGGTTCAAGCTTCTTCAGTTATTGTGCGGAACAATGTATAAAGGAGCATAAGCCACATCTTGAAGTTGAATCCAACAATGAAAAGTTCAAACTTCCGGGGTTGCCTGATGTTATTGAAATGGTGAGATCTGAGTTGCCAAGTTGGATCACTAGACATAAACCAGATGGTTTCTCACAATTGCTTGATGTCATTAGAGAATCAGAGAAACGATGCTATGGAATGTTGATGAATCGCTTTCATGAATTGGAAGCCTCATATGAAGAACACTTGAATAAG ATTATAGGGATCAAAACATGGAGCATAGGGCCAGTATCATTGTTGGCAAACAATGAAATTGAAGATaaagaatcaagaggtggAAACCCCAACATTCAAACCACCAACTTACTCCAATGGCTCAATGAGAAAGAACCAAATTCAGTTCTCTACATCAACTTCGGAAGCTTGATTCAGATGAGTCGTAACCAAATAACCGAAATAGCACATGCGATTCAAGAATCCAGTCAAAGTTTCATTTGGGTCATAAAAAAGAACGACGAAGACAACGATGACGACATAGTAAACAAAGGGTTACAAAAAGGGTTTGAGGAGAGAATGAGTAGAACCAAAAAGGGTTTGATAATAAAGGGATGGGCTCCACAATTGATGATATTAGAGCACAAAAGTGTTGGAGGGTTTTTGACTCATTGTGGTTGGAACTCAATTCTTGAAGGAATAAGTTCAGGCTTACCAATGATCACATGGCCATTGTTTGCTGAACAGTTTTACAATGAGAAGTTGTTGATTGAAGTGGTGAAGATTGGAGTGGGAGTTGGGTCAAAGAAATGGTGGCATTTGGGAGAAGAACCAGAAATTATTAAGAGGGAAGAGATTGGTAAGGCCATAGCTTTTTTTGATGGGTGA